One Pseudomonadota bacterium DNA segment encodes these proteins:
- a CDS encoding ribonuclease Z: MKIKVLGTGTSIPSLKRGSSSYLVSAEKCNILVDIGPSVVRRLLEYGHTVDDVDAVFLTHFHVDHTADLSTFLFACNYGLKQRTKPLIVAGGQGIHKFYAGLLKIYPWILPKSYEFRLHRLPGGELKIGDVFVRTTKVNHNRESIGVRLEKERSLVFSGDTDYSTNLIKLAHGADLLIVECSFPERKVKGHLSLSILEKIVKKAQPKRVLISHLYPEWEGLKGILHAPYLMAEDGMEMEL, encoded by the coding sequence ATGAAAATAAAGGTTCTCGGTACGGGAACATCTATCCCGTCCTTAAAAAGAGGTTCTTCTTCGTACCTTGTATCTGCCGAGAAATGTAATATTCTTGTGGATATAGGGCCTTCTGTGGTGAGGAGACTCCTCGAATATGGACATACAGTGGACGATGTGGATGCTGTTTTTCTCACACATTTTCACGTAGACCATACAGCAGACTTGTCAACATTCTTATTTGCCTGCAATTATGGTTTAAAGCAGCGGACAAAACCCCTTATTGTAGCAGGCGGGCAGGGGATTCATAAATTCTATGCCGGCCTTTTAAAGATTTACCCGTGGATTTTACCCAAATCATATGAGTTTAGACTGCATCGTCTCCCTGGTGGTGAACTGAAGATTGGAGATGTTTTCGTGCGGACCACAAAAGTTAATCACAACAGGGAAAGCATCGGGGTGAGGCTTGAAAAAGAAAGAAGTCTTGTGTTTTCCGGTGATACGGATTATTCAACGAATCTTATTAAACTTGCACATGGAGCAGATCTTCTTATCGTGGAATGCTCTTTCCCGGAGAGAAAAGTGAAGGGACATTTAAGCCTGAGCATTCTGGAAAAGATAGTCAAAAAAGCTCAACCGAAAAGGGTTCTTATTTCTCATCTTTATCCGGAATGGGAAGGCTTAAAAGGAATTCTCCATGCACCATATCTCATGGCAGAAGACGGGATGGAAATGGAGCTCTAA
- a CDS encoding cytochrome bc complex cytochrome b subunit has translation MSCQRLKNWIEERYDVEAIKKLATHKLVPVHQYEIWYYTGGIAMFLFILQFITGMVLSFYYIPHLEYAHKSIIEIVTKLNMGWFFRSIHHWGAQLATLVLFIHVFSTLLLKSYRKPRELTWVTGFVLLKISIFFGLSGYLLLWDERAFAAVRVATGGAGNLPFIGGFIKAFLRGGIDVTGDTLTRFYAFHVAILPIVTLLLIGVHVLLVQVHGMSVPLSLEKKPHKSIPFFPNLFYKDLIVWLVVLGIMVTLAVFLPPEIGKKADPLAPAPENIKPEWYFLFLFQTLKLFPGEILGLNGETIAIILITCGILFFFLIPFFDRKSSRGEPSPVFTWIGIMYTLYFVVMTVIGFVT, from the coding sequence AAGGCTTAAAAACTGGATAGAAGAGCGTTACGATGTTGAGGCAATCAAGAAACTTGCCACACACAAGCTCGTGCCGGTTCATCAGTACGAAATATGGTACTACACCGGCGGCATTGCCATGTTTCTCTTCATTTTACAGTTTATCACCGGGATGGTACTCTCTTTCTATTACATACCCCATTTAGAATATGCCCATAAAAGTATCATCGAAATAGTAACAAAGCTCAATATGGGATGGTTTTTCCGGTCAATCCACCACTGGGGGGCGCAACTCGCCACTCTGGTTCTCTTCATTCATGTTTTCAGCACACTTCTTTTAAAATCATACAGAAAACCACGGGAGCTCACATGGGTAACGGGTTTCGTGCTCCTCAAGATATCGATTTTCTTCGGGCTCAGCGGTTATTTATTGCTGTGGGATGAAAGGGCCTTTGCGGCGGTGAGGGTCGCAACAGGCGGTGCAGGGAATCTTCCTTTTATAGGCGGTTTCATTAAAGCCTTTCTGAGGGGCGGCATTGATGTGACCGGCGACACGTTGACCAGGTTCTATGCGTTTCACGTAGCCATTCTCCCCATAGTCACACTGCTCCTTATCGGTGTTCATGTGCTCCTTGTCCAGGTTCATGGGATGAGCGTCCCTCTTTCGTTGGAAAAAAAACCACATAAAAGTATACCCTTTTTCCCAAACTTATTTTACAAAGACCTTATCGTCTGGCTTGTTGTCCTGGGCATCATGGTAACGCTTGCCGTATTTCTGCCTCCTGAGATAGGGAAAAAGGCAGACCCCCTCGCACCGGCACCCGAAAACATCAAACCCGAATGGTATTTCTTATTTCTCTTCCAAACATTGAAACTTTTCCCGGGAGAAATCCTCGGCCTCAATGGCGAGACAATTGCTATTATTCTCATCACCTGTGGCATTCTTTTCTTCTTTCTTATCCCGTTTTTTGACAGAAAATCGAGCCGTGGTGAGCCAAGCCCTGTATTTACCTGGATCGGAATTATGTACACCTTATATTTTGTTGTTATGACGGTTATTGGGTTCGTTACTTAG
- a CDS encoding NAD-dependent epimerase/dehydratase family protein, with translation MKVLVTGGCGFIGSHVVDNFIASNHEVVIIDDLSSGKMENKNNAARLHVANICDDSIEEIIKNERPDIINHHAAQISVPLSVEIPLYDAEVNIKGTIRLLELSRKYGVKKFIFASTGGAIYGDADKVPTAEDYVPEPASPYAISKFSSEKYIRFYYGQYGLQYTILRYSNVYGPRQIPHGEAGVVAIFTEKLLTGEHPKVYHFPEEERGMIRDYCYVKDIANASLIAVKNENVGIYNIGTGKGTYTLELYKKTIDALRNNGVAVPEIFNEPQRGIARAGDIRVSTLNVRKAKDEIDWEAKYSLEDGLIETVDWYLHK, from the coding sequence ATGAAAGTACTTGTAACTGGTGGTTGCGGGTTCATCGGTTCGCATGTGGTAGACAATTTTATTGCAAGCAATCACGAAGTGGTGATAATCGATGACCTCTCTTCAGGAAAAATGGAAAACAAAAATAATGCCGCCAGACTGCATGTTGCTAATATATGTGACGATTCCATTGAAGAAATTATTAAAAATGAAAGGCCTGATATAATAAATCACCATGCTGCACAGATTTCTGTCCCCTTATCCGTGGAAATACCACTTTATGATGCCGAGGTGAATATAAAGGGCACAATCAGGCTCCTTGAATTATCAAGGAAATACGGGGTGAAAAAATTTATATTTGCGTCTACCGGGGGTGCTATATACGGAGATGCGGACAAAGTTCCCACTGCTGAAGATTATGTTCCCGAACCGGCATCGCCCTATGCGATTTCCAAATTTTCAAGCGAAAAATACATAAGGTTCTATTATGGTCAATATGGGCTTCAGTATACGATTTTACGATACAGCAATGTATATGGTCCAAGACAGATTCCTCATGGTGAGGCGGGTGTAGTGGCAATTTTTACGGAAAAATTGCTGACAGGCGAGCACCCGAAGGTTTATCATTTTCCTGAGGAGGAAAGAGGGATGATACGCGACTATTGTTACGTCAAAGATATTGCAAATGCGAGCTTGATTGCTGTAAAAAATGAGAATGTCGGAATTTATAATATAGGCACAGGGAAGGGTACATACACCCTTGAGCTGTATAAAAAAACGATCGATGCGTTAAGGAACAACGGTGTTGCCGTTCCCGAAATTTTTAATGAACCTCAGCGCGGTATTGCCAGGGCAGGTGATATAAGGGTAAGTACGCTCAATGTCAGAAAGGCAAAAGACGAAATAGACTGGGAAGCGAAATATAGTTTAGAAGATGGTTTAATTGAAACGGTGGATTGGTACTTACATAAATGA
- a CDS encoding tetratricopeptide repeat protein — protein MTKSILKNILNILIILTLFSPCISFGAEKKPKKPPVPVTTQEAAITDANITTYVKKADELLKKGDLDSSLRIYQKTYSYTKDVLITAKLVQTQYEKIINDPSTAQNNREEIMLKQKRIKQIVPKYSSIKESTSYNLGYIYAKKGDSERARKYLSEVLETVPFSLETDSQWMKTKTLLLSQYGLEGEF, from the coding sequence ATGACAAAATCAATTTTAAAAAACATATTAAATATCCTCATTATTCTAACACTATTTTCCCCATGTATATCTTTCGGGGCAGAGAAAAAACCAAAAAAACCACCGGTGCCGGTAACAACGCAAGAAGCTGCAATAACTGATGCAAATATTACAACCTATGTCAAAAAGGCCGACGAACTGTTAAAAAAGGGTGACCTCGATTCTTCTTTGAGAATCTACCAAAAAACATACAGTTATACGAAAGATGTCCTCATTACTGCAAAACTTGTTCAAACACAATACGAAAAAATCATTAATGACCCATCGACAGCACAAAACAACAGGGAAGAAATCATGTTAAAACAAAAAAGGATAAAACAAATTGTGCCGAAATACAGCAGCATAAAAGAATCGACATCGTACAATCTGGGCTACATTTATGCAAAAAAAGGAGATTCTGAAAGGGCAAGAAAATATCTATCAGAAGTCCTTGAAACAGTGCCCTTTTCGTTAGAAACCGATTCTCAGTGGATGAAAACAAAAACATTGCTTCTTAGTCAGTATGGCTTAGAAGGCGAATTCTAA